From the candidate division KSB1 bacterium genome, one window contains:
- a CDS encoding TonB-dependent receptor, which produces MKFKILAVLLLLILPLAHLFAAATGKITGKITDATTGDPLAGANVFLKGTAIGAATDLKGEYIIPSVPPGTYQLRVTFIGYRSKELPIQIGLNEQKVVHVQLEYDVVKGETVTITAQAEGQVAAINQQLRSNTITNIVSAERIQELPDANAAESVGRLPGISIKRSGGEGNKIVIRGLAPTYNIITIAGEKVPATDLDDRSVDLNMISPEILAGIEVTKALTPDKDADAFGGIVNFKLADASEGGFKYDFKFRNGYNAQRDQFGQYKGSLTLSNRYFDQKLGLMVTGNLERAQRGSDQFAANYQVLREKREGEPYAPIFATQVDLSYTDEIRKRIGFSILMDYRLPNGKLTFNNFMSRLDRDALTHLARWDEGANTHEIRLYDRQQQIDVLSNSLTGEHRLFSGQLDWRVSQTASLNRQPFDNRIRARELSAINHALLPNSYGPDLLLAAANNRYDQMFLYQGDFYTEKSLERDRSGQLNFKLPFTLTNKIAGNVKFGAKYIEKLKERDRGHRNSRLDLTAVTHREEFERHHPRSGEEGFEYQWNATGWSLMQNYLDPSFDAGNFLGGRYNFGPAMSRSELNFLLNHYLLDSLYAFSSIADLDDYEVTEAVTAGYLMTELNFGRIFMLLPGARYEYTRAEMTGRKGTVPDIFSEPELNKPFVSDTTATATYGRWFPMIHARIRPTGWFDIRLAYTKSLSRPQLSWMMPKKKVHGTERRVEFGRPDLLPQMSTNYDIFLSFYGNTIGLFTLGGFYKEIDDLIFNRQGHKILNAVKEGFTPDLQGFTLDRPENNPFLTRVKGFEVEWQTRFHWLPRPFDGIVLNANYSHIWSKTHFPRSFVLSEKIPVFPFLKTTVVDTFRTGDMPDQSDDIANVAIGYDKGPFSARLSLLYQGKTLAIVGERPELDGFTADLMRMDLSIKYRLARYLDLFFDWNNITDEPDESYQSQTQFLTASEYYSWTMNLGLGLRF; this is translated from the coding sequence ATGAAATTCAAAATCCTCGCTGTATTGCTGCTACTTATTTTGCCCCTCGCTCACCTCTTTGCGGCTGCAACTGGTAAAATCACTGGCAAAATTACCGATGCGACAACAGGCGATCCTTTGGCTGGAGCCAATGTCTTTTTAAAGGGCACGGCAATCGGGGCTGCGACGGACCTCAAAGGGGAATATATTATTCCTTCAGTCCCGCCAGGCACCTATCAACTGCGGGTCACGTTTATCGGATACCGCTCAAAAGAGCTGCCGATTCAGATCGGGCTGAATGAACAAAAAGTGGTGCATGTTCAACTGGAATACGACGTGGTGAAGGGCGAGACGGTCACCATTACAGCGCAGGCCGAGGGTCAGGTGGCGGCGATCAACCAGCAACTGCGCTCCAACACGATCACCAATATCGTTTCGGCGGAGCGCATTCAGGAGCTGCCCGACGCCAATGCGGCTGAGTCCGTCGGCCGATTGCCTGGTATTTCTATTAAACGCAGTGGGGGAGAGGGCAATAAAATTGTGATCAGGGGCTTGGCGCCGACCTACAACATCATCACCATTGCAGGGGAGAAAGTCCCTGCCACCGACCTGGATGATCGCAGTGTGGACTTGAACATGATTTCGCCAGAAATTTTAGCTGGGATTGAAGTCACCAAGGCGTTGACGCCAGATAAAGACGCCGATGCGTTTGGAGGGATTGTCAATTTTAAATTGGCCGATGCTTCGGAGGGAGGTTTTAAATATGATTTCAAGTTCCGCAATGGCTATAATGCGCAGCGAGATCAATTTGGGCAATACAAAGGCAGCCTGACTTTGAGCAATCGCTATTTCGATCAAAAATTGGGATTGATGGTCACTGGCAATTTAGAGCGAGCCCAGCGTGGTTCGGACCAGTTTGCGGCTAACTATCAGGTGCTCAGGGAAAAGAGGGAAGGCGAACCTTACGCTCCAATTTTTGCTACCCAGGTGGACCTGAGCTATACCGATGAAATTCGCAAGCGGATCGGTTTTAGCATCCTCATGGATTATCGCCTCCCTAATGGAAAGCTGACGTTCAATAATTTTATGAGCCGTCTGGATCGGGATGCGCTGACTCACCTGGCCCGATGGGATGAGGGCGCCAATACCCACGAAATCCGACTTTATGATCGGCAGCAACAGATCGATGTCCTGTCCAATTCACTCACGGGTGAACATCGCCTCTTCTCTGGTCAATTGGATTGGCGGGTGTCCCAAACCGCTTCCCTCAACCGCCAACCCTTTGATAACCGCATCCGTGCCCGTGAATTGAGTGCCATTAATCACGCCCTGCTCCCCAATTCCTACGGACCCGATCTGCTGCTGGCCGCCGCAAACAATCGCTACGACCAGATGTTTCTCTACCAGGGCGATTTTTATACCGAAAAATCCCTGGAAAGAGATCGAAGTGGCCAGCTCAATTTTAAGCTGCCGTTCACTTTAACCAATAAGATAGCAGGCAACGTCAAGTTTGGCGCCAAATACATTGAAAAGCTAAAGGAACGGGATCGTGGCCATCGCAACAGCCGATTGGATCTGACGGCCGTCACTCATCGGGAGGAATTTGAACGACATCATCCTCGCTCTGGAGAAGAAGGCTTCGAATATCAGTGGAATGCCACTGGCTGGTCATTGATGCAAAATTATCTGGATCCATCGTTCGACGCTGGCAATTTTTTGGGCGGGCGCTACAATTTTGGTCCTGCCATGAGCCGCTCTGAGCTGAACTTTTTGCTCAATCATTACTTGCTGGATTCGCTCTATGCCTTTTCATCCATCGCCGATTTAGATGATTATGAGGTAACAGAAGCGGTGACGGCTGGCTATTTAATGACCGAGCTCAATTTTGGGCGGATTTTCATGCTGCTCCCAGGGGCTCGCTATGAATATACTCGGGCTGAAATGACAGGACGCAAAGGGACCGTGCCCGATATTTTCTCCGAGCCAGAGCTGAATAAGCCTTTTGTTTCGGATACGACCGCTACCGCCACTTACGGCCGCTGGTTCCCCATGATCCATGCCAGAATTCGTCCCACGGGATGGTTCGATATTCGACTGGCTTACACCAAATCGCTGTCCCGCCCCCAGCTCAGTTGGATGATGCCCAAAAAGAAAGTTCATGGCACCGAACGTCGGGTAGAATTTGGCCGCCCCGATCTCCTGCCCCAAATGTCGACCAACTATGACATCTTCCTCTCATTTTATGGAAACACGATTGGTTTGTTTACGCTCGGCGGCTTTTATAAGGAGATCGACGATCTCATTTTCAATCGCCAGGGACATAAAATTTTGAACGCCGTGAAGGAAGGCTTTACGCCCGACTTGCAGGGATTTACTTTAGACCGACCCGAGAATAACCCATTTCTGACCAGAGTAAAAGGATTCGAGGTGGAGTGGCAGACTCGTTTTCATTGGCTGCCCCGCCCGTTCGACGGAATTGTGCTGAACGCCAACTATTCTCACATCTGGTCAAAAACTCATTTCCCACGTTCGTTCGTTTTGAGTGAAAAAATCCCTGTGTTTCCGTTTCTTAAAACCACCGTTGTGGACACTTTTCGCACGGGTGATATGCCAGATCAAAGTGACGATATTGCCAATGTCGCCATCGGCTATGACAAAGGTCCCTTTTCCGCACGATTGTCGCTCCTCTATCAGGGCAAGACCCTGGCGATTGTGGGCGAACGACCCGAGCTGGACGGCTTCACCGCCGATTTGATGCGAATGGACCTGTCCATCAAATATCGCTTAGCCCGCTACCTTGACCTGTTTTTTGACTGGAACAACATCACCGATGAACCCGATGAGTCGTATCAATCTCAGACCCAGTTCTTGACCGCCAGTGAATACTACAGTTGGACCATGAATCTTGGTTTGGGATTACGCTTTTAA
- a CDS encoding DUF4256 domain-containing protein, translating to MNSDKKLLPEQREELLRKLKARFEKNMSRHDGLQWLDVQAKIEANPEKMWSLHEMERTGGEPDVVGYDEKTGEYIFCDCSAESPNGRRSLCYDREALESRKEHKPENNVVDMAAAMGIEILTEEQYRELQKLGAFDTKTSSWVKTPPNIRKLGGALFCDRRYNHVFVYHNSAESYYASRGFRGLLRI from the coding sequence ATGAACAGCGATAAAAAGCTATTGCCAGAACAACGTGAAGAGCTGCTGAGAAAACTGAAAGCTCGTTTTGAAAAAAATATGAGCCGCCATGATGGTCTTCAATGGCTTGACGTGCAAGCAAAAATAGAAGCCAATCCTGAAAAAATGTGGTCGCTCCATGAAATGGAAAGAACAGGCGGAGAGCCAGACGTTGTTGGTTATGACGAAAAGACGGGCGAATACATTTTTTGTGATTGTTCAGCGGAAAGCCCTAATGGTCGGAGAAGTCTTTGTTACGATCGTGAAGCATTGGAATCGAGGAAAGAACATAAGCCAGAAAATAATGTTGTTGATATGGCTGCTGCCATGGGGATTGAAATCTTAACGGAAGAACAATATCGAGAGCTGCAGAAACTTGGGGCTTTTGATACGAAAACATCAAGCTGGGTGAAAACGCCGCCCAATATTCGAAAACTTGGTGGGGCGCTCTTTTGTGATCGTCGCTATAACCATGTCTTCGTATATCACAACAGCGCAGAGTCCTATTACGCTTCAAGAGGGTTTCGTGGCTTGCTGAGGATCTAA
- a CDS encoding pectate lyase, with protein sequence MIIPSSLRAQPLAFPEAEGFGRFATGGRGGIVIEVTNLKDSGPGSLRAAIDSDQIRTVVFRISGTIALESELVIKQGNITIAGQTAPGDGICLKNYPLIIAADNVIIRFIRSRLGDERQFEGDAISAIGNRNVIIDHCSFSWGIDEVASFYDNENFTLQWCLISESLNHSFHHKGDHGYGGIWGGKGATFHHNLLAHHSSRNPRFNGSRTHGQPNREVVDFRNNVIYNWGFNSSYGGEGGFYNLIANYYKFGPATQKKDRIVEPWDSTSRWYIADNFVAGFPNITRDNWAGGVQGKYWKSVRLKFPVAVAPVMTQPAELAYELVLNNVGAVFPKRDPVDWRIIEEVKTGTATYGGIWGPGTGIIDSQHQVGGWPELKTGPIPIDTDHDGMPDDWEIAHGLDPVNPTDRNGDADGDGYTNLEDYLNDLLIH encoded by the coding sequence ATGATTATACCTTCTTCGCTTCGGGCGCAACCATTAGCCTTCCCTGAAGCCGAGGGCTTCGGTCGTTTCGCAACGGGCGGACGCGGAGGGATCGTGATCGAGGTGACAAACCTAAAAGATAGCGGTCCAGGAAGCTTACGTGCTGCCATCGATTCGGATCAGATCCGAACTGTCGTATTTCGCATTTCTGGTACAATCGCATTAGAGTCGGAATTGGTGATCAAACAAGGCAATATCACAATTGCTGGTCAAACAGCACCAGGCGATGGCATCTGTCTCAAAAATTATCCTTTGATCATCGCTGCGGATAATGTGATTATTCGTTTCATCCGCAGTCGCTTGGGCGATGAAAGACAGTTCGAGGGGGATGCAATTTCTGCAATTGGAAATCGAAACGTTATCATTGATCATTGCTCATTCAGTTGGGGGATCGATGAAGTCGCCTCTTTTTATGACAATGAAAATTTCACATTGCAATGGTGTTTGATCAGCGAAAGTTTGAATCATTCGTTTCATCATAAAGGGGATCATGGTTATGGTGGTATTTGGGGCGGAAAGGGTGCTACCTTTCATCATAATTTGCTGGCACATCATTCCAGCCGCAATCCCCGTTTCAATGGCAGCCGCACCCATGGTCAGCCAAACCGTGAGGTGGTCGATTTTCGAAACAATGTGATTTATAATTGGGGGTTCAACAGCAGTTATGGGGGAGAGGGTGGTTTTTATAATCTGATCGCCAATTACTATAAATTTGGCCCAGCGACTCAGAAGAAAGATCGCATCGTAGAACCCTGGGATAGCACCAGTCGATGGTATATAGCTGATAATTTCGTTGCGGGGTTCCCCAATATTACTCGGGATAACTGGGCTGGTGGCGTGCAAGGCAAATACTGGAAGTCCGTGCGGCTCAAATTCCCCGTTGCTGTTGCCCCTGTGATGACGCAGCCAGCCGAATTAGCCTATGAGCTCGTATTGAACAACGTCGGCGCTGTGTTCCCCAAAAGGGATCCCGTGGATTGGCGGATCATTGAAGAAGTGAAGACTGGAACAGCGACCTATGGTGGAATCTGGGGGCCAGGCACGGGGATCATTGATTCGCAACACCAAGTCGGCGGCTGGCCGGAGTTGAAAACTGGTCCCATTCCTATTGATACCGATCATGATGGGATGCCAGATGATTGGGAAATCGCTCACGGTCTCGATCCTGTTAATCCAACAGATCGGAATGGCGATGCCGATGGCGATGGCTATACGAATCTCGAAGACTATTTGAATGATCTTTTGATACATTGA
- a CDS encoding glycoside hydrolase family 28 protein produces the protein MRRIIPPSFPARDFPITGYGAIGDGESDCTEAFRRAIEACHAAGGGRVIVPKGIWATGAIHLKSNVHLYLEKSATIRFSTDPKKYLPAVFTRFEGIECMNYSPLVYAFEQENIAITGKGVLDGGARANVWWNWKGPWDDAESTPTGWEPGMEDQRQDVAKLQRMADNNLAVTQRIFGEGHYLRPNFIQFYRCNNVLIRGITIKNSPMWVIHPVLCSNVTIQHVTIESLGPNNDGCNPESCRDVLIAECSFNCGDDCIAIKSGRNADGRRINVPSENIVIQRCRMKNGHGGVTIGSEVSGNVRNVFVEDCMMDSPELDRALRIKTNSLRGGVIENIFLRNIVVGQLKEAAIHIDMFYGKEQGEYAPIIRNIQVDRMTCRNAPYAYVIKGDKKTPVLHLRLENCRFNGVTKGFDQQHVKDLVLRNVCINFDSR, from the coding sequence TTGCGTCGGATCATTCCTCCATCATTTCCAGCGAGAGATTTTCCGATTACTGGATACGGCGCCATTGGAGACGGGGAAAGCGATTGTACTGAGGCATTCCGCCGCGCCATCGAAGCCTGTCATGCTGCTGGCGGAGGTAGAGTGATCGTTCCGAAGGGAATCTGGGCAACCGGCGCCATTCACCTCAAAAGCAATGTCCATCTTTATCTTGAAAAATCCGCTACGATCCGCTTCAGCACAGATCCGAAAAAGTATTTACCAGCCGTTTTTACCCGGTTTGAGGGAATCGAATGCATGAATTATTCGCCACTCGTGTATGCATTTGAGCAAGAGAATATTGCTATTACTGGCAAAGGTGTGCTGGATGGCGGTGCCAGGGCCAATGTCTGGTGGAATTGGAAAGGCCCCTGGGATGATGCAGAATCGACACCGACTGGATGGGAACCAGGCATGGAGGATCAACGCCAAGATGTGGCGAAATTACAGCGGATGGCAGATAACAATCTGGCCGTAACACAGCGGATCTTTGGAGAGGGGCATTACTTGCGACCCAATTTTATTCAGTTCTATCGGTGTAATAATGTGCTGATTCGAGGCATCACCATCAAAAATTCGCCAATGTGGGTCATTCACCCCGTGCTGTGCAGCAATGTGACGATTCAACATGTGACGATCGAAAGCCTGGGGCCGAACAATGACGGCTGCAATCCCGAATCCTGTCGCGATGTGTTGATTGCAGAGTGCAGTTTCAATTGCGGAGATGATTGTATCGCAATTAAATCAGGCAGAAATGCCGATGGCCGACGAATCAATGTCCCATCGGAAAACATCGTGATTCAGCGCTGTCGGATGAAGAATGGCCATGGCGGTGTGACCATTGGGAGTGAGGTCTCTGGCAACGTCCGAAATGTTTTTGTTGAAGATTGTATGATGGATAGCCCAGAACTTGATCGGGCGTTGCGCATCAAAACCAATTCGCTTCGGGGGGGAGTAATTGAAAATATATTTCTGAGAAACATTGTCGTGGGCCAGCTAAAAGAGGCTGCTATCCACATCGATATGTTCTATGGCAAAGAACAAGGTGAATATGCCCCAATCATTCGGAACATCCAAGTCGATCGCATGACCTGTCGCAATGCACCCTATGCTTACGTGATCAAGGGGGATAAGAAAACCCCTGTTTTGCATTTACGATTAGAAAATTGTCGCTTTAATGGGGTGACCAAGGGCTTTGATCAGCAACATGTAAAGGATCTGGTCTTGAGGAATGTTTGCATTAATTTTGACAGTCGATAA
- a CDS encoding GntR family transcriptional regulator: MAIDFTDPRPLYLQIVDTIKEKIESGELQPGDQISSQNELAQEYGVSLITVKKALTELIREGVLFSRVGKGTFVAQPAPSIDFTQHHTIGLVLSDLKNPFFSLILHSVEQKISENGYNLLLSNSSQNIEKEESQIHRFRDLGVDGMIIASTSHVYRATETIRKLKDDNFPFVMVSYIEDEDIYYVGTDHELGAFIATEHLIQRGYQKIGYLSGESGNLLAELRLKGYRRALEQYGRPFRPEFIFPLPMKFRDYDSGYQIGQQFFQKSDRPEALFVYNDLSALGFEQAVLDQGYKIPDDVAIIGFDDIERGKYAPVPLTTIHQPTDEIGQQSVEQLMKIIDGEPVAVRTILKPELIVRSSC; the protein is encoded by the coding sequence ATGGCCATAGACTTTACCGATCCGAGACCCCTCTATCTGCAAATTGTCGATACCATCAAAGAAAAAATCGAGTCGGGAGAACTGCAACCTGGTGATCAAATCAGCTCGCAAAATGAACTGGCGCAGGAATACGGGGTCAGCCTCATCACCGTGAAAAAGGCGTTGACCGAATTAATCCGTGAGGGCGTGCTGTTCAGTCGGGTTGGCAAGGGCACCTTCGTGGCCCAACCCGCTCCATCTATCGATTTCACTCAACATCACACCATCGGATTGGTCCTCAGTGACCTGAAAAATCCCTTCTTCTCATTGATCCTTCACAGCGTGGAACAGAAGATTTCCGAAAACGGCTACAATTTGCTGCTGTCCAATTCCTCTCAAAATATAGAAAAAGAAGAGAGCCAGATCCATCGCTTTCGGGATCTGGGCGTGGACGGCATGATCATCGCTTCGACCAGTCACGTCTATCGGGCCACGGAGACGATTCGGAAGCTCAAGGATGACAATTTTCCGTTTGTGATGGTGTCGTATATTGAAGATGAAGACATCTATTATGTCGGAACCGATCATGAGCTGGGTGCCTTTATAGCCACCGAGCATCTTATCCAGCGGGGCTATCAGAAAATCGGTTACCTCAGCGGCGAATCGGGCAACCTGCTGGCTGAGCTGCGGCTCAAAGGCTACCGACGAGCCCTGGAACAGTACGGCAGGCCATTTCGTCCCGAATTTATTTTTCCATTGCCGATGAAATTCAGAGACTATGATTCTGGCTATCAGATCGGTCAGCAATTCTTTCAAAAGTCCGATCGGCCCGAAGCGCTATTTGTCTACAACGACCTTTCGGCGCTCGGCTTTGAACAGGCAGTGCTGGATCAGGGCTACAAAATCCCTGATGACGTGGCCATTATCGGCTTCGATGACATCGAGCGAGGCAAGTATGCTCCTGTACCATTGACCACCATCCACCAGCCCACGGATGAAATTGGCCAGCAGTCCGTGGAGCAATTGATGAAAATTATCGATGGCGAGCCTGTGGCAGTTCGAACCATTTTAAAGCCTGAGTTGATCGTTCGATCAAGTTGCTAA
- a CDS encoding T9SS type A sorting domain-containing protein: MKKIFTALFLTAIAFCMMLAESGVLFAQDTLDVAQGYETLNLAVEGDTLTGGVPANPNRVYRLERGGFYLLNGTIRGLSIPLRIVAAKGDGPKPVLIATAGQTGTSLRYFRPASDAEWRGLYLSGIDNLGNQVESNAFRCDKKNGKFIIDDCYVDGDAQATVRMNAEGQKLYITNTIFANSFLLSDPNNGRFIDTRGNTQDTIFIQNSTFYNSSTDPVRSGGGIIKNFLMDHCTLVMTAGNSGEFDVDRAINCVFTNNLMLDFGYEGRDLWSVDSTGEVAVPIDSLKAPNLATDDQRTYTIKNNVMGWSPQVKAWIQSKDSLDFYRFIDATAERFIATFPNMVAENNIYEDVVFSDGPETDKLLAYMEHRFNDNYANNNNPDFRVDRNGVGTLTDNPQTFGPPADDYNFDYAATFAAYTHAMGGFPAGDLNWFPAKKAEWETWVTKVEFGKKVHPTEFYLAQNYPNPFNPTTSIPYSLNKRGAVTLSIYNVLGQKVRTLVNQNQDAGSYVAKWDGRNDAGIMVPSGTYIYRLETNDRVLARKMLLMK; encoded by the coding sequence ATGAAGAAAATATTTACCGCTCTGTTTTTAACCGCCATAGCCTTCTGCATGATGCTGGCCGAATCGGGCGTTTTGTTCGCCCAGGACACCCTGGATGTCGCCCAGGGGTATGAAACATTAAATCTGGCGGTTGAAGGCGATACGCTAACAGGTGGTGTGCCTGCGAATCCCAATCGGGTCTACCGATTAGAACGAGGCGGCTTTTACCTGCTCAACGGAACCATTCGGGGGCTCAGCATCCCCCTTCGCATCGTAGCGGCCAAAGGAGACGGCCCCAAACCAGTGCTCATTGCTACGGCGGGGCAAACTGGCACTTCGCTTCGTTATTTTAGGCCTGCTTCTGACGCCGAATGGAGAGGCCTGTATCTCTCGGGCATCGACAATCTGGGGAACCAGGTGGAGAGCAATGCCTTTCGTTGCGATAAAAAGAACGGCAAGTTTATCATCGATGACTGCTATGTCGACGGCGATGCCCAGGCCACGGTTCGGATGAATGCCGAGGGCCAAAAACTTTACATTACCAATACGATCTTTGCCAATTCCTTTCTCCTATCTGATCCCAACAACGGCCGCTTTATCGATACCCGTGGCAATACGCAGGATACTATTTTTATCCAGAATAGCACATTTTACAACAGTTCCACCGATCCAGTGCGCAGCGGTGGCGGCATCATCAAAAATTTCCTCATGGATCATTGCACTTTGGTCATGACTGCTGGCAATAGTGGCGAATTCGATGTGGATCGGGCTATCAATTGCGTCTTTACCAATAATTTGATGCTCGATTTTGGCTATGAAGGACGAGACCTGTGGTCAGTGGACTCGACTGGTGAGGTGGCAGTTCCCATTGATTCATTGAAGGCTCCAAATTTAGCAACGGATGACCAGCGGACTTATACGATTAAAAATAACGTTATGGGCTGGTCTCCACAGGTCAAAGCCTGGATTCAGAGCAAGGATTCGCTGGATTTCTATCGCTTCATCGATGCGACCGCTGAACGCTTTATTGCCACTTTTCCGAACATGGTCGCCGAAAATAACATCTATGAAGATGTTGTTTTCTCGGATGGCCCAGAAACGGATAAGCTATTGGCTTACATGGAGCATCGGTTCAATGATAACTACGCCAATAACAATAACCCCGATTTTCGAGTCGATCGCAATGGGGTGGGTACGTTGACCGATAATCCCCAGACTTTTGGTCCGCCAGCCGATGATTATAATTTCGATTATGCAGCGACCTTTGCTGCCTACACACATGCCATGGGCGGCTTCCCTGCTGGCGATCTGAATTGGTTCCCAGCTAAAAAGGCTGAGTGGGAAACCTGGGTGACTAAGGTGGAATTTGGTAAAAAAGTCCATCCAACCGAATTCTATTTAGCTCAAAATTATCCCAATCCGTTCAATCCGACCACATCGATACCCTATAGTCTAAATAAACGTGGCGCTGTCACTCTATCAATTTACAATGTACTGGGCCAGAAAGTGCGAACTCTGGTCAACCAAAACCAGGATGCTGGCTCGTATGTGGCCAAATGGGATGGTCGGAATGATGCGGGGATAATGGTCCCCAGCGGCACGTACATCTATCGTCTGGAAACCAATGATCGAGTCCTGGCACGGAAGATGTTATTGATGAAATAA
- a CDS encoding right-handed parallel beta-helix repeat-containing protein, with amino-acid sequence MKKFVFLFLLQAIFTDLLWAQKYIAPDGNDANPGTITQPFGTFAKAISEAMPGDTIYVRGGTYHLTSTITISAAKSGTEEKVVTMSAFKDEVPLLDFSAQSLGSKGISLRANYWHIIGLHVKGAGDNGMEINFGSNNIIERCVFFENRDSGLQLSNGSANNRIINCDSYYNADPPDYADADGFAPKLTVGSGNYFYGCRSWGNCDDGWDGYLRGATDVTTTLENCWSWSNGYLKDGTDPGSQANGNGFKMGGGDNSNSEALMHHQILVRCVAFNNKNKGFDQNNNVGSMTLFNCTGYHNKAANYRIQRSLNPGQSLIIKNCVSFQGLVQLGGFAIQEANSWMPPFLVTAEDFLSLDANLAAAPRKPDGSLPDIDFLHLATGSDLIDAGVEVGLPFSGNAPDLGAFETESSTEIEIAIANPPAQFELHQNYPNPFNAITTICFSLPELSHVQLRIFNPAGQLVRIIADQNFGAGTHEVTWHGDNENGQSIGSGVYLYQMNASGRTFTRKLIVIR; translated from the coding sequence GTGAAGAAGTTCGTTTTTTTGTTTTTGCTCCAGGCAATTTTCACCGATCTTTTATGGGCACAGAAATATATTGCCCCTGACGGCAATGATGCCAATCCCGGGACCATTACACAACCGTTTGGAACTTTCGCTAAGGCTATTTCCGAAGCCATGCCAGGCGATACCATTTATGTACGGGGCGGTACTTATCATCTCACCAGCACTATCACCATCAGCGCAGCCAAAAGTGGCACAGAGGAGAAAGTGGTGACGATGAGCGCATTTAAAGATGAAGTACCATTGTTAGATTTTTCGGCCCAATCGCTCGGATCTAAAGGAATTAGCCTGCGGGCCAATTATTGGCATATCATCGGACTTCACGTCAAGGGTGCAGGCGATAACGGCATGGAAATAAACTTTGGTTCGAATAATATCATCGAGCGATGTGTCTTCTTTGAAAATCGCGACTCGGGGCTGCAACTGAGCAATGGTTCGGCCAACAATCGCATCATCAATTGCGATTCATATTATAATGCTGATCCCCCAGATTATGCCGATGCCGACGGATTTGCACCAAAATTAACCGTGGGAAGCGGCAACTATTTCTACGGCTGTCGCTCCTGGGGCAATTGTGATGATGGTTGGGATGGCTATTTACGTGGCGCTACTGATGTGACCACCACTCTCGAAAATTGTTGGTCCTGGAGCAATGGCTATTTAAAAGATGGGACCGATCCAGGGTCCCAGGCGAACGGGAATGGCTTCAAAATGGGTGGCGGCGATAACAGCAATAGCGAAGCGTTGATGCATCATCAAATCCTCGTTCGATGTGTGGCGTTCAATAACAAAAATAAAGGATTCGATCAGAATAACAATGTCGGTTCCATGACCTTGTTCAATTGCACTGGTTACCATAACAAGGCAGCCAATTACCGAATCCAGCGTTCGTTGAATCCAGGGCAGAGCCTCATAATCAAAAATTGTGTTTCGTTTCAAGGGTTGGTCCAACTGGGAGGTTTCGCCATACAAGAGGCCAATAGCTGGATGCCGCCCTTTCTCGTAACCGCAGAGGATTTTCTAAGTCTCGATGCCAATTTAGCCGCAGCGCCGCGGAAGCCAGATGGCAGTTTGCCCGATATCGATTTTCTTCATCTCGCTACTGGCAGCGATTTGATCGATGCTGGGGTTGAGGTGGGATTGCCATTCTCGGGTAATGCGCCTGATTTGGGAGCGTTCGAAACTGAATCATCAACTGAAATTGAAATCGCTATCGCCAATCCGCCAGCGCAATTCGAATTGCATCAGAATTACCCTAATCCGTTCAATGCAATAACGACGATCTGTTTCTCGCTGCCAGAATTGAGCCATGTTCAGCTTCGGATCTTCAACCCTGCTGGACAACTGGTGCGGATCATCGCGGATCAAAATTTTGGAGCGGGGACTCATGAAGTGACCTGGCATGGCGATAATGAGAATGGTCAATCCATTGGTTCTGGCGTATATCTCTATCAAATGAACGCCAGCGGTCGCACGTTCACTCGGAAGCTGATAGTGATAAGATGA